From Flavobacteriales bacterium, a single genomic window includes:
- the gmk gene encoding guanylate kinase yields MKKMIILSSPSGAGKTTIMKHLIKCNLNLRFSISACSRKMRPGEVDGKDYYFLSTKEFKEKLAQNEFVEWEEVYDGLFYGTLKSELERIFDLGENVIFDVDVLGAINIKKEYGDKALSIFIMPPSKEALKQRLLNRGTESPRSIEERLERAEEEMLRSEEFDKIVVNDQLLVACEETEQIVRSFLK; encoded by the coding sequence ATGAAAAAAATGATTATTCTTTCTTCTCCTTCAGGTGCTGGGAAAACCACTATCATGAAACATTTGATCAAGTGCAATTTGAATTTGAGGTTTTCTATTTCTGCTTGCAGTAGGAAAATGCGACCTGGTGAAGTAGATGGGAAAGACTACTATTTTCTTTCAACAAAAGAGTTCAAGGAGAAATTGGCTCAAAATGAGTTTGTAGAATGGGAAGAGGTTTATGACGGTTTGTTTTATGGTACTCTTAAATCTGAGCTCGAAAGGATATTCGATTTGGGTGAGAATGTAATATTCGATGTAGATGTTCTTGGTGCAATAAACATTAAGAAAGAATATGGTGATAAAGCGCTATCAATTTTTATTATGCCCCCATCAAAAGAGGCTTTAAAACAGAGATTGCTTAATAGAGGTACTGAATCTCCAAGAAGTATCGAAGAGCGTTTGGAAAGAGCAGAAGAGGAAATGTTGAGATCGGAAGAATTTGATAAAATTGTTGTGAATGATCAACTTTTGGTAGCTTGTGAAGAGACTGAGCAAATAGTGAGATCTTTCCTTAAATAA